In a genomic window of Cynocephalus volans isolate mCynVol1 chromosome 1, mCynVol1.pri, whole genome shotgun sequence:
- the SLC40A1 gene encoding solute carrier family 40 member 1 isoform X2: MTKARDQNRQGGCCGSLENYLTSAKFLLYLSHSLSTWGDRMWHFAVSVFLVELYGNSLLLTAVYGLVVAGSVLVLGAIIGDWVDKNPRLKVAQTSLVVQNVSVILCGIILMIVFLYKNELLTMYHGWVLTSCYILIITIANIANLASTATGITIQRDWIVVVAGEDRSKLADTEPKPLEGTCLMGEKDPDIHELEHEQEPTCASQMAEPFRTFRDGWVSYYNQPVFLAGMGLAFLYMTVLGFDCITTGYAYTQGLSGSILSILMGASAITGIMGTVAFTWLRRNCGLVRTGLISGWAQLSCLILCVISVFMPGSPLDLSVSPFEDIRSRFIPGEPITPTIIPATIITTEMHMPNGSNPATIVPEASPKSVPIVSVSLLFAGVIAARIGLWSFDLTVTQLLQENVIESERGIINGVQNSMNYLLDLLHFIMVILAPNPEAFGLLVLISVSFVAMGHIMYFRFAQKTLRSQLFICCPDEKEVTNENQTDTSVV; encoded by the exons ATGACCAAGGCAAGAGATCAAAACCGCCAGGGAGGATGCTGTG GATCCTTAGAAAACTACCTGACATCTGCAAAATTCCTTCTCTACCTGAGTCATTCTCTCTCTACTTGG GGAGATCGGATGTGGCACTTTGCAGTGTCTGTGTTTCTGGTAGAGCTCTATGGAAACAGCCTCCTCTTGACTGCAGTCTACGGGCTGGTGGTGGCAGGGTCTGTTCTGGTCCTGGGAGCCATCATTGGTGATTGGGTGGATAAGAATCCCAGGCTTAAAG TGGCCCAGACTTCATTGGTGGTACAGAATGTTTCAGTCATCCTGTGTGGAATCATCCTGATGATAGTTTTCTTGTATAAAAATGAGCTTCTGACCATGTACCATGGATGGGTTCTT ACTTCCTGCTATATTCTGATCATCACTATTGCAAATATTGCAAATTTGGCCAGTACTGCTACTGGAATTACAATCCAaagggattggattgttgttgttgcAGGAGAAGACAGAAGCAAATTAGCAG ATACTGAGCCAAAACCCCTGGAGGGAACTTGTCTAATGGGTGAGAAAGATCCTGACATCCATGAGCTTGAACATGAGCAAGAGCCCACCTGTGCCTCCCAGATGGCTGAGCCCTTCCGCACCTTCCGAGATGGATGGGTCTCCTACTACAACCAGCCGGTTTTTCTGGCTGGCATgggtcttgcttttctttatatgaCTGTCCTGGGCTTCGACTGTATCACCACAGGCTATGCCTACACTCAGGGACTGAGTGGTTCCATCCTCAGTATTTTGATGGGAGCATCAGCTATAACTGGAATAATGGGAACTGTGGCTTTTACTTGGCTACGTAGAAATTGTGGCCTGGTTCGGACTGGTCTGATCTCAGGATGGGCACAGCTGTCCTGTTTGATATTGTGTGTGATCTCGGTGTTCATgcctggaagccccctggacttGTCTGTTTCACCTTTTGAAGATATCCGTTCTAGGTTCATTCCAGGAGAGCCGATTACACCTACTATAATACctgcaaccatcatcacaacTGAAATGCACATGCCAAACGGGTCTAATCCTGCTACTATTGTCCCGGAGGCAAGTCCCAAATCTGTGCCCATAGTCTCCGTCAGCCTGCTATTTGCAGGCGTCATTGCTGCTAGAATTG gTCTTTGGTCCTTTGATTTAACTGTGACACAGTTGCTGCAAGAAAATGTAATTGAATCTGAAAGAGGCATTATAAATGGTGTACAGAACTCCATGAACTATCTTCTTGATCTTCTGCATTTCATCATGGTCATCCTGGCTCCAAATCCCGAAGCTTTTGGCTTGCTCGTATTGATTTCTGTCTCCTTTGTGGCAATGGGCCACATTATGTATTTTCGATTTGCCCAAAAAACTCTGCGCAGCCAGCTCTTCATTTGTTGTCCTGATGAAAAAGAAGTCACCAACGAAAATCAGACTGATACATCTGTTGTCTAA
- the SLC40A1 gene encoding solute carrier family 40 member 1 isoform X1: MTKARDQNRQGGCCGSLENYLTSAKFLLYLSHSLSTWGDRMWHFAVSVFLVELYGNSLLLTAVYGLVVAGSVLVLGAIIGDWVDKNPRLKVAQTSLVVQNVSVILCGIILMIVFLYKNELLTMYHGWVLTSCYILIITIANIANLASTATGITIQRDWIVVVAGEDRSKLADMNATIRRIDQLTNILAPMAVGQIMTFGSPVIGCGFISGWNLVSMCVEYFLLWKVYQKTPALAVKAALKVEEAEMKQLNLHKDTEPKPLEGTCLMGEKDPDIHELEHEQEPTCASQMAEPFRTFRDGWVSYYNQPVFLAGMGLAFLYMTVLGFDCITTGYAYTQGLSGSILSILMGASAITGIMGTVAFTWLRRNCGLVRTGLISGWAQLSCLILCVISVFMPGSPLDLSVSPFEDIRSRFIPGEPITPTIIPATIITTEMHMPNGSNPATIVPEASPKSVPIVSVSLLFAGVIAARIGLWSFDLTVTQLLQENVIESERGIINGVQNSMNYLLDLLHFIMVILAPNPEAFGLLVLISVSFVAMGHIMYFRFAQKTLRSQLFICCPDEKEVTNENQTDTSVV; this comes from the exons ATGACCAAGGCAAGAGATCAAAACCGCCAGGGAGGATGCTGTG GATCCTTAGAAAACTACCTGACATCTGCAAAATTCCTTCTCTACCTGAGTCATTCTCTCTCTACTTGG GGAGATCGGATGTGGCACTTTGCAGTGTCTGTGTTTCTGGTAGAGCTCTATGGAAACAGCCTCCTCTTGACTGCAGTCTACGGGCTGGTGGTGGCAGGGTCTGTTCTGGTCCTGGGAGCCATCATTGGTGATTGGGTGGATAAGAATCCCAGGCTTAAAG TGGCCCAGACTTCATTGGTGGTACAGAATGTTTCAGTCATCCTGTGTGGAATCATCCTGATGATAGTTTTCTTGTATAAAAATGAGCTTCTGACCATGTACCATGGATGGGTTCTT ACTTCCTGCTATATTCTGATCATCACTATTGCAAATATTGCAAATTTGGCCAGTACTGCTACTGGAATTACAATCCAaagggattggattgttgttgttgcAGGAGAAGACAGAAGCAAATTAGCAG ACATGAATGCTACAATACGAAGGATTGACCAGTTAACCAACATCTTGGCCCCCATGGCTGTTGGCCAGATTATGACGTTTGGCTCCCCAGTTATTGGCTGTGGTTTCATTTCGGGATGGAATTTGGTGTCCATGTGTGTGGAATACTTTCTGCTCTGGAAGGTTTACCAGAAAACCCCTGCTCTAGCTGTGAAAGCTGCTCTTAAAGTGGAGGAAGCTGAAATGAAACAGCTGAATTTACACAAAG ATACTGAGCCAAAACCCCTGGAGGGAACTTGTCTAATGGGTGAGAAAGATCCTGACATCCATGAGCTTGAACATGAGCAAGAGCCCACCTGTGCCTCCCAGATGGCTGAGCCCTTCCGCACCTTCCGAGATGGATGGGTCTCCTACTACAACCAGCCGGTTTTTCTGGCTGGCATgggtcttgcttttctttatatgaCTGTCCTGGGCTTCGACTGTATCACCACAGGCTATGCCTACACTCAGGGACTGAGTGGTTCCATCCTCAGTATTTTGATGGGAGCATCAGCTATAACTGGAATAATGGGAACTGTGGCTTTTACTTGGCTACGTAGAAATTGTGGCCTGGTTCGGACTGGTCTGATCTCAGGATGGGCACAGCTGTCCTGTTTGATATTGTGTGTGATCTCGGTGTTCATgcctggaagccccctggacttGTCTGTTTCACCTTTTGAAGATATCCGTTCTAGGTTCATTCCAGGAGAGCCGATTACACCTACTATAATACctgcaaccatcatcacaacTGAAATGCACATGCCAAACGGGTCTAATCCTGCTACTATTGTCCCGGAGGCAAGTCCCAAATCTGTGCCCATAGTCTCCGTCAGCCTGCTATTTGCAGGCGTCATTGCTGCTAGAATTG gTCTTTGGTCCTTTGATTTAACTGTGACACAGTTGCTGCAAGAAAATGTAATTGAATCTGAAAGAGGCATTATAAATGGTGTACAGAACTCCATGAACTATCTTCTTGATCTTCTGCATTTCATCATGGTCATCCTGGCTCCAAATCCCGAAGCTTTTGGCTTGCTCGTATTGATTTCTGTCTCCTTTGTGGCAATGGGCCACATTATGTATTTTCGATTTGCCCAAAAAACTCTGCGCAGCCAGCTCTTCATTTGTTGTCCTGATGAAAAAGAAGTCACCAACGAAAATCAGACTGATACATCTGTTGTCTAA